One Luteimonas sp. MC1825 DNA segment encodes these proteins:
- the rpoD gene encoding RNA polymerase sigma factor RpoD, giving the protein MANERPAPQSDIKLLISKGLEQGYLTYAEVNDHLPDDMVDPEQIEDIIGMINSMGIQVHETTPDAETLLLAGESSGGREVDDTAAEEAAATLTALDGEGGRTTDPVRMYMREMGTVELLTREGEIAIAKRIEEGLNQMLASLASFPWSVQLLLEDYELHKGGKKRLAEIVVGFTDGLDDPPPPAPAPVVVEAAVSADGDAEVEEDDAADETEDEPAPTGPDPLEVARRMEELATLYGKFQRSVAKNGATGKPVIKLREEMAAIFTSFKLPLPITDTLVRKLREVVGEIKDHERRILDLSTRVAKMPRKDFIRAWDGNQTNLEWVDEVLKRKQKWSSGMREVKDQVIAAQEATIAIEKAMMVTLGDLREINRAMAYGEAKARKAKKEMVEANLRLVISIAKKYTNRGLQFLDLIQEGNIGLMKAVDKFEYRRGYKFSTYATWWIRQAITRSIADQARTIRIPVHMIETINKLNRISRQMLQQFGREATPEELAKEMDMPEDKIRKVMKIAKEPISMETPIGDDEDSHLGDFIEDTNVESPIENTVNINLSETVRDVLAGLTPREAKVLRMRFGIDMNTDHTLEEVGKQFDVTRERIRQIEAKALRKLRHPSRSEQLRSFLDIE; this is encoded by the coding sequence ATGGCGAACGAGCGTCCAGCCCCGCAGTCCGATATCAAGCTCCTGATCAGCAAGGGTCTGGAGCAGGGCTATCTGACCTACGCCGAAGTCAACGATCACCTGCCCGACGACATGGTCGATCCGGAGCAGATCGAAGACATCATCGGCATGATCAACAGCATGGGTATCCAGGTGCATGAAACCACCCCGGATGCCGAGACATTGCTGTTGGCCGGTGAATCGAGCGGCGGCCGCGAAGTCGACGATACCGCCGCCGAAGAAGCCGCGGCCACGCTGACCGCGCTCGACGGTGAAGGCGGCCGCACCACCGACCCGGTGCGCATGTACATGCGCGAGATGGGCACGGTGGAGCTGCTGACCCGCGAGGGCGAGATCGCCATCGCCAAGCGCATCGAGGAGGGCCTGAACCAGATGCTGGCCTCGCTGGCCAGTTTCCCGTGGTCGGTGCAGCTGCTGCTCGAGGACTACGAGCTGCACAAGGGCGGCAAGAAGCGCCTCGCCGAGATCGTGGTCGGCTTCACCGACGGCCTCGACGATCCGCCGCCGCCTGCGCCCGCGCCTGTCGTGGTTGAAGCCGCCGTGTCCGCCGACGGCGATGCCGAAGTCGAAGAGGACGATGCCGCCGACGAGACCGAGGACGAGCCCGCGCCCACCGGCCCGGACCCGCTCGAGGTCGCGCGCCGCATGGAAGAACTGGCCACGCTGTACGGCAAGTTCCAGCGCTCGGTCGCCAAGAACGGCGCCACCGGCAAGCCGGTGATCAAGCTGCGCGAGGAGATGGCCGCCATCTTCACCAGCTTCAAGCTGCCGCTGCCGATCACCGACACCCTGGTGCGCAAGCTGCGCGAGGTGGTGGGTGAGATCAAGGACCACGAGCGCCGCATCCTCGACCTGTCCACCCGCGTCGCCAAGATGCCGCGCAAGGACTTCATCCGTGCGTGGGACGGCAACCAGACCAACCTCGAGTGGGTCGACGAGGTGCTCAAGCGCAAGCAGAAGTGGTCCAGCGGCATGCGCGAGGTCAAGGACCAGGTGATCGCCGCCCAGGAAGCCACCATCGCCATCGAGAAGGCGATGATGGTGACGCTTGGCGACCTGCGCGAGATCAACCGCGCCATGGCCTATGGCGAGGCCAAGGCCCGCAAGGCCAAGAAGGAAATGGTCGAGGCCAACCTGCGCCTGGTGATCTCCATCGCCAAGAAGTACACCAACCGCGGCCTGCAGTTCCTCGACCTCATCCAGGAAGGCAACATCGGCCTGATGAAGGCCGTGGACAAGTTCGAATACCGTCGCGGCTACAAGTTCTCCACGTACGCCACCTGGTGGATCCGCCAGGCCATCACCCGCTCGATCGCCGACCAGGCGCGCACCATCCGCATCCCGGTGCACATGATCGAGACGATCAACAAGTTGAACCGCATCTCCCGCCAGATGCTCCAGCAGTTCGGCCGCGAGGCCACGCCGGAGGAGTTGGCAAAGGAGATGGACATGCCCGAGGACAAGATCCGCAAGGTCATGAAGATCGCCAAGGAGCCGATCTCCATGGAGACGCCGATCGGCGACGACGAGGACTCGCACCTGGGCGATTTCATCGAGGACACCAACGTGGAGTCCCCGATCGAGAACACGGTCAACATCAACCTGTCGGAAACGGTCCGCGACGTGCTCGCCGGCCTGACCCCGCGGGAAGCCAAGGTGCTGCGCATGCGCTTCGGCATCGACATGAACACCGACCACACCCTCGAGGAAGTCGGCAAGCAGTTCGATGTCACCCGCGAGCGCATCCGCCAGATAGAGGCCAAGGCGCTGCGCAAGCTGCGGCACCCGAGCCGCTCGGAGCAGCTGCGGAGCTTCCTCGACATCGAGTGA
- the dtd gene encoding D-aminoacyl-tRNA deacylase, producing the protein MLLLLQRVSEARVEVEGETVGSIGPGLLVLAGIEPGDGAAEVARMAPRLLAYRVFADAEGRMNRSLADTGGGLLLVSQFTLAADTRSGLRPGFSTAAPPAQAERIFAELVSALRALHAPGVEIGRFGSHMTVSLVNDGPVTLLLRT; encoded by the coding sequence ATGCTTCTGCTCCTGCAACGCGTCAGCGAGGCCCGCGTGGAGGTGGAGGGCGAGACGGTCGGTTCCATCGGCCCCGGGCTGCTGGTGCTGGCTGGCATCGAACCCGGCGACGGCGCCGCAGAAGTGGCGCGCATGGCGCCGCGCCTGCTCGCCTACCGGGTGTTCGCCGACGCCGAGGGGCGCATGAACCGCTCGCTGGCCGACACCGGGGGCGGGCTGTTGCTGGTCAGCCAGTTCACCCTGGCGGCCGACACCCGATCCGGGCTGCGGCCCGGCTTCAGCACGGCCGCCCCGCCGGCCCAGGCTGAACGGATCTTCGCCGAACTTGTGTCCGCTTTACGGGCATTGCACGCGCCGGGGGTGGAAATTGGCCGTTTCGGGTCCCATATGACGGTGAGTCTGGTCAATGATGGTCCAGTCACCCTGCTGCTGCGCACCTGA
- a CDS encoding lauroyl acyltransferase, with protein sequence MTEFLASLLHALATMIGRLPWPLQRALGDGLGRLVRAAGVRESVVALRNLELAYPDMPAAERAALHAEVIRTTGRQAFETLRLWTRPHAENLALIREQSGVELFEDALAAGRGVIVVAPHHGNWELLNQWLAARTPLAILYKAPESAVGEAFLRRVRADADQVTQVRAEGPGIRQLFKVLKAGGVVGILPDQQPKAGDGVFAPFFGIQALTMTLVSRLAERSGATVLFASCERIDDDLGFALRFDAASAALSGADIEASVAALNAGVEHMARRAPAQYQWTYKRFTLRPPGSGEGNPYRDLEHGRR encoded by the coding sequence ATGACCGAGTTCCTCGCAAGCCTCCTGCACGCCCTGGCGACCATGATCGGCCGCCTGCCGTGGCCGCTGCAACGCGCGCTGGGCGATGGCCTGGGCCGGCTGGTACGCGCCGCGGGCGTGCGCGAGAGCGTTGTGGCGCTGCGCAACCTGGAGCTGGCGTACCCGGACATGCCGGCCGCCGAGCGCGCCGCGCTGCACGCCGAGGTGATCCGCACCACCGGCCGCCAGGCCTTCGAGACCCTGCGCCTGTGGACGCGCCCGCACGCCGAGAACCTGGCGCTGATCCGCGAGCAGTCCGGCGTGGAGCTGTTCGAGGACGCTTTGGCGGCGGGCCGCGGGGTGATCGTGGTGGCGCCGCACCACGGCAACTGGGAGTTGCTGAACCAGTGGCTGGCCGCGCGCACGCCGCTTGCGATCCTGTACAAGGCGCCGGAGTCCGCGGTCGGCGAGGCCTTCCTGCGCCGGGTGCGCGCCGACGCCGACCAGGTCACCCAGGTCCGCGCCGAAGGCCCGGGCATCCGCCAGCTGTTCAAGGTGCTGAAGGCCGGCGGCGTGGTCGGCATCCTGCCGGACCAGCAGCCGAAGGCCGGCGATGGCGTGTTCGCGCCGTTCTTCGGCATCCAGGCGCTCACCATGACCCTGGTCTCGCGGCTCGCCGAGCGCAGCGGGGCGACCGTGCTGTTCGCGAGCTGCGAGCGCATCGACGACGACCTGGGCTTCGCACTGCGTTTCGACGCGGCGTCGGCGGCGCTCTCCGGCGCCGACATCGAGGCCTCGGTGGCGGCGCTCAATGCCGGAGTGGAGCACATGGCGCGCCGCGCGCCGGCGCAATACCAGTGGACCTACAAGCGCTTCACCCTGCGCCCGCCCGGCAGCGGCGAAGGCAATCCCTACCGCGACCTGGAGCATGGCCGGCGATGA
- a CDS encoding PH domain-containing protein, producing MTTPDDDGWQPLPRRARTLFMLGNGLGFGLLALGSLIPIGVLLRDTQWLALGLALASLVLLPGFGLWLAHRQFRHARWLLDDTGFGWRRGRLWHAETRVPRTRVQHVDLKRGPLERRFGLSTLVVHTAGTRDSAVAVQGLDAADAERLRDRLAQQVDDDDGHFAGAGDVDA from the coding sequence ATGACCACCCCCGATGACGACGGCTGGCAGCCCCTGCCCCGCCGTGCGCGCACCCTGTTCATGCTCGGCAATGGCCTCGGCTTCGGGCTGCTGGCGCTGGGTTCGCTGATCCCCATCGGCGTGCTGCTGCGCGACACGCAGTGGCTTGCCCTGGGCCTGGCGCTGGCCAGCCTGGTGCTGCTCCCCGGCTTCGGGCTGTGGCTGGCGCACCGCCAGTTCCGCCACGCGCGCTGGCTGCTCGACGACACCGGCTTCGGCTGGCGGCGCGGGCGCCTGTGGCACGCCGAAACCCGGGTGCCGCGCACGCGCGTGCAGCACGTCGACCTGAAGCGCGGTCCGCTGGAGCGGCGCTTCGGACTGTCGACGCTGGTGGTGCACACCGCCGGCACCCGCGACAGCGCGGTCGCGGTGCAGGGCCTGGATGCCGCGGACGCCGAGCGCCTGCGCGACCGCCTCGCGCAGCAGGTCGACGACGACGACGGACATTTCGCAGGCGCTGGCGATGTCGACGCCTGA
- a CDS encoding PH domain-containing protein, with the protein MSTPEAERRLHPWSWLFVLVQQLKQFIIPLLALVFVGRGDGNALWPLIGVAALALASLWQYFTYRYRVDDDRLVVREGLLERKVRQIPFARIHNVALHQSLLHRMFGVAEVRLESAAGGKAEAEMRVLRLDEALALERLIRDRGAASHVGGTAQAEASADATLLLALPTAEVVRLGLASNRGMVVVAGAFALAWQAFPDRAMTRLVQDAGERAFGYASHLTIGWAGQAAAVAGIVLLALVVLRLLSVLLAVLQFHGFTLQVHGRRLTVERGLLTRIRTSASRRRIQAWTLREGLPHRLLRRRALQVDTAAGQQQEGEQRSLRELAPIATPDACDALVRDVLPGIAWPPAAWQPLHPRAWQRLMLPGVLLAAVAAAVAYWRFGPWGLVALAWAPWAVYAARQHARRAGYACDARLVAVREGWWSRHWRFAEIDKLQALELRQSPLDRRFGMATLWLDTAGAGAMSPPLRLRLVPLAEARALHARLAREVARRPLRW; encoded by the coding sequence ATGTCGACGCCTGAGGCCGAGCGCCGCCTGCATCCCTGGTCGTGGCTGTTCGTGCTGGTGCAGCAGCTCAAGCAGTTCATCATCCCGCTGCTGGCGCTGGTGTTCGTGGGCCGAGGCGACGGCAACGCGCTGTGGCCGCTGATCGGCGTGGCGGCGCTGGCGCTGGCCTCGCTCTGGCAGTACTTCACCTACCGCTACCGCGTCGACGATGACCGCCTGGTGGTGCGCGAAGGGCTGCTGGAACGCAAGGTGCGGCAGATCCCATTTGCGCGCATCCACAACGTCGCCCTGCACCAGTCGCTGCTGCACCGCATGTTCGGCGTGGCCGAGGTGCGCCTGGAATCGGCGGCCGGCGGCAAGGCCGAGGCCGAGATGCGCGTGCTGCGCCTGGACGAGGCGTTGGCGCTGGAGCGCCTGATCCGCGATCGCGGCGCGGCGTCGCATGTGGGCGGCACGGCGCAGGCTGAGGCCTCCGCCGATGCCACGCTGCTGCTGGCGCTGCCGACCGCCGAGGTGGTGCGCCTGGGCCTGGCCAGCAACCGCGGCATGGTGGTGGTGGCGGGCGCGTTCGCGCTGGCCTGGCAGGCATTCCCGGACCGCGCCATGACGCGCCTGGTGCAGGACGCCGGCGAACGCGCCTTCGGCTACGCCAGCCACCTGACCATTGGCTGGGCCGGCCAGGCCGCCGCGGTCGCGGGCATCGTGCTGCTGGCGCTGGTGGTGCTGCGGCTCCTGTCGGTGCTGCTGGCGGTGCTGCAGTTCCACGGCTTCACGCTGCAGGTGCATGGCCGCCGGCTGACGGTGGAACGGGGGCTTCTGACGCGCATCCGCACCAGCGCCTCGCGCCGCCGCATCCAGGCCTGGACACTGCGTGAAGGCCTGCCGCACCGGTTGCTGCGGCGGCGCGCGCTGCAGGTGGACACCGCGGCCGGCCAGCAGCAGGAAGGCGAGCAGCGCAGCCTGCGCGAACTGGCGCCCATCGCGACGCCCGACGCCTGCGATGCACTGGTGCGCGACGTGCTGCCCGGCATCGCCTGGCCGCCGGCGGCCTGGCAGCCGCTGCACCCGCGCGCCTGGCAGCGCCTCATGCTGCCCGGCGTGCTGCTGGCGGCCGTGGCCGCGGCCGTCGCGTACTGGCGCTTCGGCCCGTGGGGGCTGGTGGCCCTGGCCTGGGCGCCGTGGGCGGTGTACGCCGCGCGCCAGCACGCACGCCGCGCCGGCTACGCCTGCGACGCGCGCCTGGTGGCGGTGCGCGAAGGCTGGTGGTCGCGCCACTGGCGCTTTGCCGAGATCGACAAGCTGCAGGCGCTGGAGCTGCGCCAGTCGCCGCTGGACCGCCGCTTCGGCATGGCCACGCTGTGGCTGGATACGGCCGGCGCCGGCGCCATGTCGCCCCCGCTGCGCCTGCGCCTGGTGCCGCTGGCCGAAGCACGCGCGCTGCACGCGCGCCTGGCGCGCGAGGTCGCGCGGCGGCCGCTGCGCTGGTGA
- a CDS encoding CDP-glycerol glycerophosphotransferase family protein: MTEPRHYLLYGSERYALAILRPLQDAIRARGDHAAWFFDGPGAEDLVDGEVLLDVAGVRCWRPEAVFTPGNHLPHFFPGVKVEVFHGFDAGKPRHIYIRGFFDLYCTTGPRDTASFQALADAQGHFSVAETGWTKIDPFMRAIAGALPPVREVPVILYHSTFSPSWSAAETLYEEVRRLSRDGRWCWIVTFHPKMPAETVAKFKALQNQHLTFAENDNILELFPQVDMMCSDTSSALSEFLLTGKPVVTFRNRRPGPQLIDIDDVADFEPAIERALSRPPELMAAIREFADAIHPYRDGRSSERVLAAVDAFIARGGRNRRPKPRNWWRKFKLRRRIGYWGPARW; the protein is encoded by the coding sequence ATGACCGAGCCGCGCCACTACCTGCTGTATGGCTCCGAGCGCTACGCGCTGGCGATCCTGCGCCCGCTGCAGGACGCCATCCGCGCCCGCGGCGACCATGCCGCCTGGTTCTTCGACGGGCCGGGGGCCGAGGACCTGGTGGACGGCGAGGTGTTGCTCGACGTCGCCGGCGTGCGGTGCTGGCGGCCCGAGGCGGTGTTCACGCCCGGCAACCACCTGCCGCACTTCTTTCCCGGCGTGAAGGTGGAAGTGTTCCACGGCTTCGACGCCGGCAAGCCGCGGCATATCTACATCCGCGGGTTCTTCGACCTGTACTGCACCACGGGCCCGCGCGATACCGCGAGCTTCCAGGCGCTGGCCGATGCGCAGGGCCACTTCAGCGTCGCCGAGACCGGCTGGACCAAGATCGATCCGTTCATGCGCGCGATCGCTGGCGCGCTGCCGCCGGTGCGCGAGGTGCCGGTGATCCTGTACCACTCGACGTTCTCGCCATCGTGGAGCGCGGCCGAAACGCTGTACGAGGAAGTCAGGCGCCTGTCGCGCGACGGCCGCTGGTGCTGGATCGTCACCTTCCATCCCAAGATGCCGGCGGAGACGGTGGCGAAGTTCAAGGCGCTGCAGAACCAGCACCTCACGTTTGCCGAGAACGACAACATCCTCGAGCTGTTTCCTCAGGTCGACATGATGTGTTCCGACACCTCGTCCGCGCTCAGCGAGTTCCTGCTTACCGGCAAGCCGGTGGTGACGTTCAGGAACCGCCGTCCCGGGCCGCAGCTGATCGACATCGACGACGTGGCCGACTTCGAGCCGGCGATCGAGCGCGCGCTGTCGCGGCCGCCGGAGCTGATGGCGGCGATCCGTGAATTCGCCGACGCCATCCACCCCTATCGCGACGGCCGCAGCAGCGAACGCGTGCTGGCGGCGGTGGATGCCTTCATCGCGCGCGGCGGGCGCAACCGCAGGCCCAAGCCGCGCAACTGGTGGCGCAAGTTCAAGCTGCGCCGGCGCATCGGCTACTGGGGTCCGGCCCGCTGGTAA
- a CDS encoding glycosyltransferase family 2 protein, with product MSVLPLSLVVITHNESANIARCLDSVPFAAEKVVIDSGSDDDTVAIARAHGARVVHQEWLGFGAQRNFATTQATHPWILVLDADEYLSPELAAELAESLPAVIAGDAAVGILRRRTLYMGAPMRWYRPMVGERLARLYHRERARWSDARVHESLRWDGRVETFAAPFEHLHNPTLPHKQLKVLRYAELKCRDWLERGRPARVWMAPLVYVASFAKEALLRLALLDGWRGLVVAHTAASYAVYKRIRYYEMVRNPDSVEQARAVLQRHGLDR from the coding sequence ATGTCTGTGCTGCCGCTTTCCCTCGTCGTCATCACCCACAACGAATCGGCCAACATCGCCCGTTGCCTGGACAGCGTGCCGTTCGCGGCCGAGAAGGTGGTCATCGACAGCGGCAGCGACGACGACACGGTGGCCATCGCGCGCGCCCACGGCGCACGCGTGGTGCACCAGGAGTGGCTGGGCTTCGGCGCGCAGCGCAACTTCGCCACTACCCAGGCCACCCATCCGTGGATCCTGGTCCTCGACGCCGACGAATACCTCAGCCCGGAACTGGCCGCAGAGCTCGCTGAAAGCCTGCCCGCGGTGATCGCGGGCGACGCCGCGGTCGGCATCCTGCGCCGTCGCACCCTGTACATGGGCGCGCCGATGCGCTGGTACCGGCCGATGGTCGGCGAGCGCCTGGCGCGGCTGTACCACCGTGAGCGCGCGCGCTGGAGCGACGCGCGCGTGCATGAATCGCTGCGCTGGGATGGCCGCGTCGAAACCTTCGCCGCGCCGTTCGAGCACCTGCACAACCCGACCCTGCCGCACAAGCAGCTGAAGGTGCTGCGCTACGCCGAACTGAAGTGCCGCGACTGGCTGGAGCGAGGTCGGCCGGCGCGCGTGTGGATGGCGCCGCTGGTGTACGTCGCATCCTTCGCCAAGGAAGCGCTGCTGCGGCTCGCGCTGCTCGACGGCTGGCGCGGCCTGGTGGTGGCGCACACCGCCGCGAGCTACGCGGTCTACAAGCGCATCCGCTACTACGAGATGGTGCGCAATCCCGATTCCGTCGAGCAGGCGCGCGCGGTGCTGCAGCGCCACGGCCTCGACCGCTAG
- a CDS encoding glycosyltransferase family 25 protein has product MQDARCVTDLALHVVNLPRSTERRASMQAQAAALGLSLTFFEAVDGGASHPLFARVHAGKRQARKGRPFRPGEIGCWASHYLLWQQCVASGKPMIVLEDDILLDPRFPELLHALPLVPAEVGYFRLHAANRASVPWRRFGGFVLHRYWRSPMCTLGYYLTPAAAERFLRHATEWVLPVDDYMDLAWLHGVECLGLKPGVVSGGNAFDSTIRVDGRKKAGVSVTGWVTREAYRAWLSLRWFLHNLPARLRRSAPPD; this is encoded by the coding sequence GTGCAGGACGCACGCTGCGTGACGGATTTGGCGCTGCATGTGGTCAATTTGCCGCGCTCGACCGAGCGCCGCGCATCGATGCAAGCGCAGGCTGCCGCGCTGGGATTGTCGCTGACGTTCTTCGAGGCCGTGGATGGCGGCGCTTCCCATCCCCTGTTCGCGCGGGTTCATGCCGGCAAGCGGCAGGCCCGCAAGGGCAGGCCGTTCCGGCCGGGCGAAATAGGCTGCTGGGCCAGCCATTACCTGCTCTGGCAACAGTGCGTCGCAAGCGGAAAGCCGATGATCGTTCTCGAAGACGACATCCTTCTGGACCCGCGCTTTCCGGAACTGCTGCATGCCTTGCCTCTGGTACCCGCGGAGGTCGGGTATTTCCGCCTGCACGCGGCCAACCGGGCCAGCGTGCCCTGGCGACGCTTCGGGGGCTTCGTCCTGCATCGCTACTGGCGCAGCCCGATGTGCACGTTGGGCTACTACCTGACCCCGGCGGCGGCGGAGCGATTCCTGCGCCATGCCACTGAGTGGGTACTGCCGGTCGACGATTACATGGACCTGGCGTGGCTGCACGGCGTGGAGTGCCTGGGCCTCAAGCCCGGCGTGGTGTCCGGCGGCAACGCATTCGATTCGACCATCCGGGTCGATGGCAGGAAAAAGGCCGGCGTGAGCGTGACCGGGTGGGTGACGCGCGAGGCCTACCGCGCCTGGCTGAGCCTGCGCTGGTTCCTGCACAACCTGCCTGCGCGCCTGCGCCGGAGCGCACCGCCGGACTGA
- a CDS encoding FkbM family methyltransferase: MLRKIRTYLTAAGLPGILAAARAGATNSVVKLELKKSHLRHPILLRIPSSDVPTYRQVFIDQEYAFHTERAPEVIIDAGANIGLASVYFANKYPDAKIIAIEPEESNFELLKENTSSYPNIIPLQAALWNRNEEINLVDPGLGKWGFMTDGKQSSGESPGNVCHAVKAMTVDRIIEDYGLERVNILKVDIEGAEKEVFSDTSAWIDSVDSIIVELHERMKPGCNRSFYAGSNGFDHEWSQGENVYLSRCGFPITRLD; this comes from the coding sequence ATGCTGCGGAAAATCAGAACGTATCTCACGGCCGCGGGGCTTCCGGGAATCCTGGCTGCCGCACGAGCCGGCGCCACGAACTCGGTCGTGAAGCTGGAGCTGAAGAAGAGCCACCTCAGGCACCCGATTCTGCTGCGCATCCCCTCGTCGGACGTGCCGACGTACCGGCAGGTCTTCATCGACCAGGAATACGCCTTCCATACGGAAAGGGCGCCCGAGGTAATCATCGACGCGGGCGCCAACATAGGCCTGGCATCGGTTTATTTCGCGAACAAGTACCCTGACGCGAAGATCATCGCCATCGAACCCGAGGAGAGCAATTTCGAGCTCCTGAAGGAAAACACATCCTCCTATCCGAACATCATTCCCCTCCAGGCCGCGCTGTGGAACAGGAACGAGGAAATAAACCTGGTGGATCCGGGACTCGGAAAATGGGGCTTCATGACCGACGGGAAGCAGTCGTCCGGTGAATCGCCGGGCAACGTCTGCCACGCGGTCAAGGCCATGACCGTCGACAGGATCATCGAGGATTACGGCCTCGAGAGAGTGAACATCCTGAAGGTGGACATCGAAGGCGCGGAAAAGGAAGTCTTCTCCGACACTTCCGCGTGGATCGACTCGGTCGACTCGATCATCGTGGAGCTCCATGAGCGCATGAAGCCAGGCTGCAATCGCAGCTTCTACGCTGGCTCGAACGGATTCGACCACGAATGGAGCCAGGGGGAAAACGTCTATCTGTCCAGGTGCGGCTTCCCGATAACGCGTCTCGACTGA
- the rsmB gene encoding 16S rRNA (cytosine(967)-C(5))-methyltransferase RsmB — protein MSGAEPRASAARVLDAVLNRGRSLKTELARALPPLPDTRDRALVEAICFAALRQHARADAALAAWIPKPLGQRDGDLRALLHAGFAQLDPLGLAPHAALAATVDAARLIGRAHQARLVNALLRRAQREGLPAVAADAAWPAWLRDQVRGDWPADADAIFAASALPAPTWLRVNRQRGDRDTSLARLREAGIDAAAVDGMPDALRIEGSLPVAMLPGFAEGVLSVQDGAAQRVADVLAPAAGARVLDACVAPGGKSAQLMERDPGLRLVALDIDPARLGKVREGWARIGVGAGAELRAADACDTASWWDGTPFDAVLLDAPCSATGIVRRQPDVLLHRRPEDLASLIALQWRLLDACWKVLKPGGVLVYATCSILKDENERQVAAFLARTPDAHADPLDDRHGHAAGPGRQRLPGEQGMDGFFYARLTGAG, from the coding sequence ATGAGCGGTGCCGAGCCGCGCGCCAGCGCCGCGCGCGTGCTCGACGCGGTCCTCAACCGTGGCCGCTCGCTGAAGACGGAGCTCGCCCGGGCCCTGCCCCCGCTGCCGGACACCCGCGACCGCGCCCTGGTGGAAGCGATCTGCTTCGCCGCGCTGCGCCAGCACGCGCGCGCCGATGCCGCGCTGGCGGCCTGGATCCCCAAGCCGCTGGGCCAGCGCGACGGTGACCTGCGCGCACTGCTGCACGCCGGCTTCGCGCAGCTCGATCCGCTTGGCCTGGCGCCGCACGCCGCGCTCGCCGCCACGGTGGATGCCGCGCGCCTCATCGGCCGCGCGCACCAGGCCAGGCTGGTCAACGCCCTGCTGCGCCGCGCGCAGCGCGAAGGCCTGCCGGCGGTGGCCGCGGATGCGGCCTGGCCGGCATGGCTGCGCGACCAGGTACGCGGCGACTGGCCGGCCGATGCCGACGCGATCTTCGCCGCCAGCGCGCTGCCCGCGCCCACCTGGCTGCGGGTCAACCGCCAGCGCGGCGACCGCGACACCAGCCTGGCCCGCCTGCGCGAAGCCGGCATCGACGCCGCCGCGGTGGACGGCATGCCCGACGCGCTGCGCATCGAAGGGTCGCTGCCGGTGGCCATGCTGCCCGGCTTCGCCGAGGGCGTGCTGTCGGTGCAGGACGGCGCCGCGCAGCGGGTCGCCGACGTGCTCGCACCCGCCGCAGGTGCACGCGTGCTCGACGCCTGCGTGGCGCCCGGCGGCAAGTCCGCGCAGCTGATGGAGCGCGACCCGGGCCTGCGCCTGGTCGCCCTCGACATCGACCCCGCGCGCCTCGGCAAGGTCCGCGAAGGCTGGGCGCGCATCGGCGTCGGCGCCGGTGCCGAACTGCGCGCCGCCGATGCCTGCGACACCGCCAGCTGGTGGGACGGCACGCCGTTCGACGCCGTGCTGCTCGATGCCCCGTGTTCGGCGACCGGCATCGTCCGCCGGCAACCGGACGTGTTGCTGCATCGCCGCCCCGAAGACCTGGCTTCGCTGATCGCCTTGCAGTGGCGATTGCTGGACGCGTGCTGGAAGGTGCTGAAGCCCGGCGGCGTGCTGGTGTACGCGACCTGTTCGATCCTGAAGGACGAAAACGAACGACAGGTCGCGGCCTTTCTCGCCCGCACCCCCGATGCGCACGCGGACCCGCTCGACGATCGCCATGGCCATGCCGCCGGTCCCGGGCGGCAACGCCTGCCGGGCGAACAGGGCATGGATGGCTTCTTCTACGCCCGGTTGACGGGCGCCGGCTGA